A genomic segment from Candidatus Rokuibacteriota bacterium encodes:
- a CDS encoding TatD family hydrolase, with product MIIDSHCHLHDPAFADIRETLTRALAHDVWGMIAVGCDPPTNELTLAAAGQHGKAIWACLGYHPEWAQLDAAALEQVEAQVAAYHSRIVALGEVGLPWYRLEGAADAADVMALGIERLGRLLDLAHRYDLPVVLHAPHGAAAQALPLLTRKGIERAVFHWHKAPADVTRAIVEAGYYVSVSPEVVYRERDRELVQWVPLESLLVETDAPWPFKGEFEGLPSGPWLASRVAEEVAKIKQLPVDEVMYRLSTNTCRLFDLVWT from the coding sequence ATGATCATCGACAGCCACTGCCACCTGCACGATCCAGCATTCGCCGACATCCGCGAGACACTCACGCGCGCCCTCGCCCACGATGTCTGGGGCATGATCGCCGTCGGGTGCGATCCGCCGACCAACGAACTGACGCTCGCGGCGGCGGGCCAGCACGGGAAGGCCATCTGGGCCTGCCTCGGGTACCACCCGGAGTGGGCGCAGCTCGATGCGGCGGCGCTCGAGCAGGTGGAGGCTCAGGTCGCGGCGTACCACTCCCGGATCGTGGCGCTGGGCGAGGTCGGGCTCCCGTGGTATCGCCTCGAGGGGGCGGCGGACGCGGCGGACGTGATGGCGCTGGGGATCGAACGGCTGGGGCGGCTCCTCGACCTGGCGCACCGCTATGACCTGCCGGTCGTCCTCCACGCCCCTCACGGCGCGGCGGCCCAAGCCCTCCCGCTGCTCACGCGGAAAGGCATTGAGCGGGCCGTCTTCCACTGGCACAAGGCGCCCGCCGACGTGACCCGCGCGATCGTGGAGGCGGGCTACTATGTCTCGGTCTCGCCGGAGGTGGTGTACCGGGAGCGGGACCGGGAGCTTGTCCAGTGGGTTCCGCTCGAGTCTCTCCTCGTCGAGACGGACGCCCCCTGGCCCTTCAAGGGTGAGTTCGAAGGGCTTCCCTCCGGGCCGTGGCTGGCGTCGCGGGTGGCGGAGGAGGTGGCCAAGATCAAGCAGTTGCCGGTTGACGAAGTGATGTACCGCCTCTCGACGAACACCTGCCGTCTCTTCGACCTGGTCTGGACGTAG
- a CDS encoding TldD/PmbA family protein, with amino-acid sequence MTDLLQDLLRRARARGATEADAFVVKQRHASVQVRLGQPEAVAHAREQRLSLRVFVGKAAASASTSDLSAGSLERLVDEATGLARLTAADPLAGLPDPGDLSTGIPALDLCDPDGHAVTVEEKLALATRAEAAALEADPRITNSEGAELFDRQAEYAYATSHGFAGTYQTSSFSLTVSPIAAVNGEMQRDSWYTLARKRARLEPPEQVGRTAARRAVRRLGARKVRTAEVPVIFDPDNAASLVRTLAGAASGPALYRGASFLLNRVGKRIASSAVTIVDDGTLPAALGSRPFDGEGLPIRRTVLVQEGVLESYLLDTYSGKKLGLPSTHHAARDGSGISVATTNLYLAPGPAAPEELIASVKKGFYVTELIGFGVNLVTGDYSRGAVGFWIEDGQLAYPVEEVTVAGNLLEIFRAIDGVGSDLVLRNRTSAPTVRVARMVVAGD; translated from the coding sequence ATGACCGACCTCCTGCAGGACCTCCTCCGGCGGGCGAGGGCGCGGGGCGCGACGGAGGCCGACGCCTTCGTCGTCAAGCAGCGCCATGCGTCGGTCCAGGTCCGTCTCGGGCAGCCGGAAGCCGTGGCCCACGCCCGGGAGCAACGGCTCTCGCTCAGGGTCTTCGTGGGTAAAGCTGCCGCCTCGGCCTCCACCTCCGACCTCTCCGCGGGTTCTCTCGAGCGGCTGGTTGACGAGGCGACGGGCCTGGCGCGGCTGACCGCGGCGGACCCGCTCGCCGGGCTTCCGGATCCTGGCGACCTCAGCACGGGGATCCCCGCCCTCGACCTCTGCGATCCCGACGGTCACGCCGTCACGGTCGAGGAGAAGCTTGCCCTGGCCACGCGAGCCGAGGCCGCCGCGCTCGAGGCCGATCCGCGCATCACGAACTCTGAGGGAGCCGAACTCTTCGATCGTCAGGCCGAGTACGCCTACGCCACCTCCCACGGCTTCGCGGGCACGTACCAGACCTCCAGCTTCAGCCTGACGGTCTCCCCCATTGCCGCCGTCAACGGCGAGATGCAGCGGGACTCCTGGTACACGCTTGCGAGAAAGCGGGCGCGGCTCGAGCCGCCGGAGCAGGTCGGGCGCACCGCGGCCCGACGCGCTGTCCGCCGGCTCGGGGCTCGGAAGGTGAGGACCGCGGAGGTTCCGGTGATCTTCGATCCGGACAACGCGGCGAGCCTGGTCCGGACCCTCGCAGGCGCGGCTTCCGGGCCGGCGCTCTACCGGGGGGCTTCTTTTCTCCTCAACCGGGTCGGCAAGCGCATCGCGTCCTCGGCCGTCACCATCGTCGACGACGGGACCCTTCCGGCCGCGCTCGGCTCTCGACCCTTCGACGGCGAGGGCTTGCCGATCCGTCGGACCGTTCTGGTCCAGGAGGGAGTCCTCGAGTCCTACCTTCTCGATACGTACAGCGGGAAGAAGCTCGGGCTCCCGTCTACCCACCACGCCGCGCGGGACGGAAGCGGCATCAGCGTGGCCACGACGAACCTCTACCTCGCCCCCGGACCCGCAGCCCCCGAGGAGCTGATCGCCTCCGTCAAGAAGGGTTTCTACGTGACGGAGCTCATCGGGTTCGGCGTCAACCTCGTCACCGGCGATTACTCGCGCGGGGCCGTGGGCTTCTGGATCGAGGACGGTCAACTCGCCTACCCCGTCGAAGAGGTCACCGTTGCGGGGAACCTCCTCGAGATCTTCCGGGCCATTGACGGGGTGGGAAGCGATCTGGTGCTGAGGAACAGGACGTCGGCGCCCACCGTGCGGGTTGCCCGCATGGTGGTCGCAGGGGATTGA
- the tldD gene encoding metalloprotease TldD, whose protein sequence is MTGGIAHPERFFADRFGLIPSRLERLLGSALAGRVEDADLYLEYRVNEELVLEEGAVKTASRHVSQGAGVRAQSGERTGYAHTDDLALPNLEEAARQARAIADRSSSSAVVAVRSGPRPHDLYSLELSPVAADLSGKLDLLRRIDRAARADPRVRQVIASLWSEEQITLIAQASGWIVGDVRPLTRLNVTVIAEEHGKREVGHHGGGGRVPFDFFIEEGRWERYSSEAVRQALLKLTAVDAPAGTFTVVLGPGWPGILLHEAVGHGLEGDFNRKKLSAFSGRMGQKVASELVTVVDDGTLPNRRGSLNMDDEGTPTRRNVLIEHGVLVGYMQDRLNARLMGMAATGNGRRESFAYPPMPRMTNTFMLAGQDDPAEIIRSVAYGLYAVAFGGGQVDITNGKFVFSASEAYLIEGGRVTAPVKGATLVGNGPEVLTRVSRVGHDLKLDEGVGTCGKDGQSVPVGVGLPTIRVDGITVGGTDV, encoded by the coding sequence ATGACAGGCGGGATTGCGCACCCCGAACGCTTTTTTGCCGATCGGTTCGGCCTGATTCCGTCCCGCCTGGAGCGCCTCCTCGGCTCGGCGCTGGCCGGCCGCGTGGAGGACGCTGACCTCTACCTCGAATACCGGGTGAACGAGGAACTCGTCCTCGAAGAAGGCGCGGTCAAGACGGCCTCCCGTCACGTGAGCCAGGGCGCGGGGGTGCGGGCCCAGTCCGGAGAGCGGACCGGCTACGCTCATACCGATGACCTCGCGCTCCCGAACCTGGAGGAGGCCGCGCGCCAGGCCCGGGCGATCGCTGACCGGTCGAGCAGTTCTGCGGTCGTGGCCGTCAGGTCGGGCCCCCGGCCGCACGACCTCTACTCGCTCGAGCTGTCGCCGGTGGCTGCCGACCTCTCGGGCAAGCTCGATCTGCTGCGGCGGATCGACCGCGCCGCGCGCGCGGACCCGCGGGTCCGGCAGGTGATCGCGAGCCTCTGGAGCGAGGAGCAGATCACCCTGATCGCCCAGGCGTCGGGCTGGATCGTGGGAGACGTGCGACCCCTGACGCGTCTCAACGTCACGGTGATCGCCGAGGAGCACGGCAAGCGCGAGGTCGGACACCACGGTGGGGGCGGGCGAGTGCCCTTCGACTTTTTCATCGAGGAAGGCCGATGGGAGCGCTACAGCAGCGAGGCCGTCCGACAGGCGCTCCTGAAGCTCACGGCCGTGGACGCCCCGGCGGGGACCTTCACGGTGGTCCTGGGGCCCGGATGGCCGGGCATCCTCCTCCACGAAGCCGTCGGGCACGGGCTCGAGGGAGACTTCAACCGCAAGAAGCTCTCGGCGTTCTCGGGCCGGATGGGCCAGAAGGTGGCCTCCGAGCTGGTGACGGTGGTGGACGACGGCACGCTCCCGAACCGTCGCGGCTCGCTGAACATGGACGACGAGGGCACGCCGACACGGCGGAACGTCCTGATCGAGCACGGGGTCCTCGTGGGCTACATGCAGGACCGGCTGAATGCGCGCCTGATGGGGATGGCGGCGACGGGCAACGGGCGTCGGGAGTCGTTCGCCTACCCGCCCATGCCGCGGATGACCAACACCTTCATGCTCGCCGGCCAGGACGATCCCGCGGAGATCATCCGATCCGTCGCCTACGGGCTCTACGCGGTAGCCTTCGGCGGCGGCCAGGTGGACATCACGAACGGGAAGTTCGTCTTCTCCGCGAGCGAGGCCTACCTGATCGAGGGTGGGCGGGTCACCGCCCCGGTGAAGGGGGCGACGCTGGTCGGGAACGGGCCGGAGGTGCTGACACGGGTCTCCCGCGTCGGTCACGACCTCAAGCTGGATGAGGGGGTGGGGACCTGCGGGAAGGACGGCCAATCGGTCCCGGTCGGCGTGGGGCTCCCCACCATCCGCGTGGACGGGATCACGGTGGGCGGCACGGACGTATGA